TGCTGAATCATCGAGAAATAATAAACGCCAGCTAATGAGAAAAATAAAGAGAGCTATGCTAATTACGCACATTCTTTTCCATGAAAAATTACGCCATCGCAAATGTTCTGTAGACTTAATAAAAAATGACGGCACTCTTGTCATATTATATATCAAACTATGAAAATAATAAATCCGCAATCCTACATCAGACATCTGCTATCTGCCATCAAACCATACTCTGCGCAACAAGCTCTGCTACATCTAACACCGCCACTTCATTTTCTTTTTCACGATTCTTCACACCATCGGTCATCATGGTATTGCAAAACGGGCAAGCAGCAGCAATGAATCCAGCTCCTGTCGCTAGGGCTTCGTCGGCTCTTTCAATATTGATACGCTTATCGCCGGGTTCGTCTTCTTTGAACATTTGAGCACCTCCTGCACCGCAGCATAAGCCTTTACTTCTGCACCTTTTCATCTCAACCAGTTCGGCATCTAAGGCTTCCAATACTTTTCTAGGGGCTTCATAAATATTATTGGCGCGTCCTAAATAGCAGCTATCATGAAAGGATATTTTCTTTCCTTTAAAAGCGCCGCCCTCTTTGAGTTGAATACGCCCTTCATCTATGAGTTGTTGCAGCAGTGTGGTATGGTGGATGACCTCATAATTACCGCCTAACTCAGGATATTCGTTTTTTAAAGTATTGAAGCAGTGCGGACAAGTGGTTACAATCTTTTTGATGCCATATCCATTCAGGACTTGAATGTTTTGATAGGCCATCATTTGAAAGAGGAATTCATTGCCTGCTCTGCGCGCTGGATCTCCGGTACAGGCTTCTTCTTTTCCCAGAATGGCATAACGCATACCTACCTTATCCAGAATAGAAGCAAAAGCTTTGGTGATCTTT
Above is a genomic segment from Sediminibacterium sp. KACHI17 containing:
- a CDS encoding (Fe-S)-binding protein, encoding MKVMTMAEMAMNGESPEILFWVGCAGSFDQRAQKITKAFASILDKVGMRYAILGKEEACTGDPARRAGNEFLFQMMAYQNIQVLNGYGIKKIVTTCPHCFNTLKNEYPELGGNYEVIHHTTLLQQLIDEGRIQLKEGGAFKGKKISFHDSCYLGRANNIYEAPRKVLEALDAELVEMKRCRSKGLCCGAGGAQMFKEDEPGDKRINIERADEALATGAGFIAAACPFCNTMMTDGVKNREKENEVAVLDVAELVAQSMV